In Halobacillus amylolyticus, the following proteins share a genomic window:
- a CDS encoding MGMT family protein encodes MKPFTEAVIAIIMEIPEGYVMTYGQIARLAGSPRAARQVVRVLHSMSRKYQLPWHRVINVKGEIALKDEAAAMEQQLLLETEGIVVINKRVDLDTYQYSINERK; translated from the coding sequence GTGAAACCTTTTACAGAAGCAGTGATAGCAATTATCATGGAGATTCCTGAGGGATATGTGATGACATATGGACAGATAGCACGCCTTGCGGGCAGTCCTCGGGCGGCGCGACAGGTTGTGCGCGTTCTTCATTCGATGAGCAGGAAGTATCAACTACCATGGCACCGAGTGATCAATGTTAAAGGCGAAATAGCGTTAAAGGATGAAGCCGCTGCTATGGAACAACAGTTGTTACTGGAGACTGAAGGAATTGTTGTCATAAATAAACGCGTGGACTTAGATACATATCAGTATAGTATCAATG